GGTGACCGCCTTCTCCGTGGCCGTGCTGTTCGGCAGCGCGGTGTACTCGGCGCTATTCACATTGCTGGCGCTGCTCACCCGTCGGGCGCTGATGGTGGGGCTGCTCTACGTCATTGTCTGGGAAGGGGCATTGGCGGCGACTTTCCAGGCGCTGCGGTATCTGTCGGTGCGTCAGTGGATGATCACCGTGGCGGCATCGCTGACCGGTCAGAATCACGTCCCGCTCGAAGGAGGACCATCGACCGGGTTCGTGATCGTGTCGGCCATCGTCGTGGTGCTGGCAACGATATGGCTCGGCGGCCGTTCACTGCATCGACCGCGTATCGCACGATCGTGAGAGGCCGTGGGGGAACACGGGTCGTGTGATCCGTGTTCCCCCGCGCTGTTCTCAGCGGAACGACGCGACGCGATCGACGGTGTGGCGATGCGAGACAAAACCGTCTTCGGCCGCGCGTCCTACGGCCACGAGTGCGGTGATGGTCGCCTGCGCCGGAATGCCCAGCAGGGTCTTCACCTTGTCGGGATCGAAGCCGAGCATGGGCGAGGTGGCGAGTCCTTCACTCTCGGCGATGAGCAGGAGGTAGCCGAGGGCGATGTTGGCTTGGCCGTTGGCCCACTGGGCGCGGGCTTCGGCGGGCATGGCGCCCAGTCGCTGCTGCAGCCCGCTGATGGTGGCGTCGCGCTTGTCGGCGTCGAGATCCGGGTGCACGATCTCGTTCAGCGATGCGAGGGTGTCGTCCATGTCGGCATACATCGCGATGACCACGGGCGCTTCGGCCACCTGCTTCTGATTGAACGCGGCGTCGCGGAGCTGGCCCTTGAGACTCTGGTCGCGGACGACGATGAAGCGCCACGGCTGGAGGTTGTGCGCGGACGGCGCGCGTCCGGTGAGCTCGAGGAGGCGACGGACTTCTTCGTCGGTGACGGGGATGTCCTGATAGGCGCGTACGGACCGTCGGGCGAGGGCGGCCTCGGCGGCGGTGCGGGGCGCATGTTCGTGGAGGAGTCCGGTGTTCCCGACCAATCCTGCTGCTGTGTCTGTGGTGAGCATCTCAGTGTTTTCCTGTTGGCGCAACGTTGTTCGTGAAAACAGATATATGGGTAAGAGTGAAGGACCACAGGGTGATCGTCAATCGATCGGGCAGTTCTGTCGGATGCGGCGGAGGAGCGTGGTCAGCTGAATCCGCTCCGGCTCGGCGAGCCCGGAGAAGATGGCCGATTCGGCGTCCTGAGCGGCAGGGGTGACGGCGGCCAGCAGTTCGCGGGCTTTGTCGGTCAACATTGTGTGCACGATTCTGCGATCAGTATCATCACGGTATCGAGACACCAATCCGGCATTATCAAGGCGATCGAGCATTCGGGTAATATCGGGACCCGGTGCGGCCACATGGCGCCCCAGTTCACTGCAGCCACCGCCCTTACCGCTCCGCAGCTGGATCACCAGCAGCAGCTCGTACTGCGCCGCCGTGATGCCGAACGGCTCCAGCGCGCGGGCCATGGTCCGCTCCATATGCGCGGTGGCGGCCCGGAGCGCGTGTACCGATGCGGCTGGCGAACTGCACAGCTCGGCTTCAGTTGCGGGGGAAAGAGAGGCGGTCTGCGTCATCCTGGAAGTTTACTGCAATGGGTCATGTGCAACATTATTCATGTTGCAACGAACATTGTCAAGACAATCCATGAAAACGACAGGGCGGAGAAACGGCGATTGCCGCCCAAGTGCCAGAAATCGGGGGGCCGCAGTTTCGCCAACTGCGGGCCGAGCATACATTGCGCTCTCCGCCTGATGGCGGTGTCGGCGCCGTCGCCAAGTGGTAAGGCAGGAGACTGCAAATCTCCCACCGTCGGTTCGATTCCGACCGGCGCCTCATTAGGGCAGTTCTGGGTTTGGAGTCTAGGGTTTCGAGTATGCACAACGGGGCGGTCCATGCGGACCGCCCCGTTGTGTTTTGGCGGATCGGGAGTCGCGGGTCATCGGTCCCGTAACACTACGGAACCTGCCTCCCGAAACCCGGCCGTTCCTCCCCAACCCCCCACGACCCAAAACTGGCGAGTGAGTCAGCGTTGGTGGGCGCGCCATGCCATGAGGAATTCCTGAACCGCGCCCCGTGCGTACAGCGCAAGCTGCATCGTGTCAGTTGGTGATTGCATCGCGACCTTCCCGCCAAGTTCGAAGATCGCATATCCGCGACAGCCATACTGCGCCGGATCTGCAAATGCCCCTTCAAGGATTGCCAGCGCCTCGCCTACGAAAGGGTTGTTTGCGACGGGGCTCTGCGTTGAATCACGGGCTACGGCCCGCGGGCCACCGGGCCACCTCGTCAACAACCAGACGATGTCGAAGGCGTCCTTGTTTTTCTGCCGATTCCTGAGTGCCAGACTCTTGAGTACGAGCAATGGGAGTATGTTCGCCACCCAAACCTGAACTCGCGCTCTTCCTGCCGAAATCTCATCGGGAGGTCCAAGCAGGTCGACCTCGAGCGTACGTTGCTGAATATCTTCCAGGGCCAATTGGCCCGCCGGAAGTCGAAATGCACCGATCTCGTCTCCGGGTCTATTGGGCGACTCCTCACCAATTCTGCCGGCGGCAGGAGCACCACCAATGCTCGTCACCCCGTCTGCGGGCGCGAGAAACTCCATCGCAATCTTTATCCCGTCGACGGTCCGTACCCACTGCCATGTGCTCTCACCGACTCC
The sequence above is drawn from the Gemmatimonas aurantiaca genome and encodes:
- a CDS encoding nitroreductase family protein, with the protein product MLTTDTAAGLVGNTGLLHEHAPRTAAEAALARRSVRAYQDIPVTDEEVRRLLELTGRAPSAHNLQPWRFIVVRDQSLKGQLRDAAFNQKQVAEAPVVIAMYADMDDTLASLNEIVHPDLDADKRDATISGLQQRLGAMPAEARAQWANGQANIALGYLLLIAESEGLATSPMLGFDPDKVKTLLGIPAQATITALVAVGRAAEDGFVSHRHTVDRVASFR
- a CDS encoding MarR family transcriptional regulator, encoding MTQTASLSPATEAELCSSPAASVHALRAATAHMERTMARALEPFGITAAQYELLLVIQLRSGKGGGCSELGRHVAAPGPDITRMLDRLDNAGLVSRYRDDTDRRIVHTMLTDKARELLAAVTPAAQDAESAIFSGLAEPERIQLTTLLRRIRQNCPID